One Bos mutus isolate GX-2022 chromosome 21, NWIPB_WYAK_1.1, whole genome shotgun sequence genomic window, aaatactaaACAAAGGTGAGAATGAAAAGCAGTGGAAAGTAAAGGACATGGCAGCTACTCAGCTCCACCCCTCCTTCCAGAGGCAACATGGCCCAGTGACACCAGATCTCCTGAAGCTTCCAGAGGAGCTGGAAATCCAGATTTCCATGTGAAATTAAAACACTGCAGCTACCAACATTTCAGGAAGAAATAATACTGATTCTACACCATCTCTTCCTAAAAACTCTGTGAAGAGAAACCAAACACATCCCTGGGCCACCTTCAGGACACACAGGTTTGCAACACCTGATCTGGAAGAATGAAGCTTGCATGCACTTATGTCCAAAGTGGGGCTAGGGTCTTCTGTGTCCTCTGTGAGAGGGAGGGGAACAGGTAGCCGGCATGGACTGAGTGTGTTTTGTGCCAGGCCCTTTCATGAGGCCTTCACatgctattatttatttaattgacaTAAATCAGATATTAAGTTTCCTCATCctacacagatgagaaaactgaggctttgaTGACTAATTTGCCCAGGATCATTCAGTTATGAAGTGTCTCCTCCAGGCCCCACAGCCTTCTTGTCACTCTGAGTatccatctccctcctccttctctgccctctgacacctcctcctccttcctctgtcctGACCTTGACCTTCCTGGCACACTGTTTTCCAGTCCACATGCCTGGCTGCTGGGGCAGGCAGGGCTCAGCCACATCCAGGCTGTGCTCTGATGGGGGCACCATGTCCAGGCTCACAGACTAGAGTGGAGGAGGGGCTGCTGGGAGACTCAGGCAAACTTCCACTTCCTGCTTTCCaggtgggggaaactgaggcccagagagggcacagGCCtgacccagggtcacacagctggaaccCCCATGCCTCTCCCACTCCAAATCCTCCCTCTGTGCCATTAAAAGACTCCAAAATTGTCTTTCACCCTTAAGTGGAAATCCCAGTGGCAGTTCAGGGAGTTAAGTTGGTAACAAACTGGGGTACAGAGCATTAACATCCCAGAATAACTTATATCtggtgcccctccccacccctggcagTGCCCACTGGGAAGCCAGTAGGCTCCAGGGCTCCACTGGCAATTGGGGCTCAAGGAGCTTTTTGAGTCCAGGGAGGTTCTCAGGTTTgctctgtgtttctctttccagCCTCAGCTTGTCCCGGGGTTTATTATCAGCAAAAGTAATAAGGCCCCTGATGGCAGGAACCTGGCTGGGGCTCAGGGTGCTGGCCCTTCAGCCCTGGGGGCCTCTCAGCAAATAGTCCCTTGGAAACAGGGCAGCTGTCCCTGTGGAGGGGGCGGGCTGAGAGGGGCCTCACTCCCCCAAGACTGGACCCTGGAGGAGCCCCTGTGTGAGCAGGACTGCAGCCCTGGCTGGAGGGACTGTCTTGGGCAGGTGACCTGGGCAATTCCGTGGTCTCCAGGGTCCCTGCCACTCTGGCCACGTGTCCCTGTCACAGCCCTGAAACCCCTTCAGGCCCCTGTTCTCCTGTCTCAGTTCCAGTCCAGGCCCCTCCTCCATGGGAAGGTTGGCTCCATGCCTGCATCCCTTCTGGGTTGGAAGACCCCTACTGGGCTGCCTCAGGGCCCCTGGGATCCTGGGATCCCCCCAGTCATCTAGgctctgccccccgcccccaccccagtcccgGGTGCATTCTCAGGGCTGTCTCCTCCCAGAGGTCAAGAAGGTgcctcctctttcagcttctgcCCTTAAAATGGTCCAACCATCTGTCCATCCCCATCCCCTCTCTGGGAGGCCCTGAAAAGCTCCACATCAGCATCAGACACAGCGTACTTGTTCATTTCCAATCCCTTGGTTCCTACCTTGGAACCTGCTAACCAGTCTCCCAGGTCAGAAAAATCCTGCTCATGTAGGACTACTCCTAGATCTTTCCAGACTCACATCTGGATGGCTCCTTGGAAGCTGAAAAGCCAAacattatgtttatttattctgTGGTTCCTCCATGACTCACCTCCTTGGAGTCATGCTGGGTTGAGGTCTCCCTTCCCAAATGAGGAAGAATCAAACATTAAGGCAAAATTGAGGGAAGGGGATTCAGAATAGTGGCTACTATTACCAAAAGGTGTGGGGTCTGGTTGTTCACTGCCCAAAAgtcaataaacaggccaggttggtgggaaGGAAAGTTTACTTCATTTTAGATAGTGGCAATTTGGCGGGAGGGTGGATGTCTATCCCAAGGctgactccccaccccaccctatccACCGTACAtccctgccaagcaggaggtgaGAGCCTTTataggctgagggagggggctacatgcagaaacagcacagtcagctctgagtCATCTTCATATTGGTCCTCGGTGGTCTGACTCacgtcatcttgattgttttaagtacagttaatcttcagttctagggttggtttgtttccatttgtttgaggccagttctcagaactggcagcttatgtcatggctacagtctgatcATCATGTAGttgacttcttccacctggtgtgGGTTCCAGTacctataagacagctcacaggatatggatcagaatattatctatagccctcaaggaggaactaaagatccttgacTACACTTAAGgagttcattattattattatttggtctcctttgtccgttttcctttgtttctgcatgttctcatttctctgattaaactcaCTCTTTAACTTAAGTTTTCCgtagacaaaaggcaggcaggggTCATGGAGGAAAGGACCATagagtcctgctctgtttcactaCTTCCCACATCATCTTGTCCCCACGCCTTGCTCTAACCCCATGGCTCCTCCCTGTTCACCCCTGAAGCTGCCCTCCTCCGGGTGGGGCTGTGTCCCTCAGATGGCAGCTTCTTCTAGTGATGCTGCGGGGAGGACAGGTTGGCACACATGTGTCTTCAGGTTGCTGTGGAAGGAGGCTGTGGCCCTACAGCCGTGTCCTGGGTCCCAGAGCCCCGAGCTTTGGTCCTGGGCTCCCACCCATGGGCTCTGTTGATATATGCGCTATACAGCAAAGCATTCAAATCCACACATTTGGCATTTTTATCTGGGGTTCCCACATCATGTTCATGCCACCTTAAGGAAAGTAGTTAATTCTCTGAGCTTTAAGTTTTGTCCTGTGTAAAATGGGGTTAGCAATACAATCCTCAATCCCATTTCTGAAACTCTTGGGGTCAGATATAATTCAAAATTCAGTTTTTTCAGCTTCGGGTATGTGACACGGTACATCTCTATACAACACGTCACCCCACTGGGGTCTGAAAAGACCTTGTAATCAAACACATCAGTGTTTCTGCAACTGAACTTTTGAACATTCactttaagtgaaataaatagaGATCACAAATTTTCTCATGTCTGTTTAGGTTAAATTTTgttaccaaattttttttttttttaatttgttttcaattttgagaGACCTGAAGGGTTGGGGTTAGAGATAAGGGCCATCCTATCCTGTGTCTCAGATAATGGCCCACAGCTCAGAGAGATCCAGGATGTTCGTGGTTTGAGGCCAGACCCAACCCAGCTGTGAGGTTTGGGATAAGACAAATCTCCTGACAAGGCCAAGGGTGATGGGTGGGGACAACCATTCTGGAGCGGCTGTGCTGTTACCCGAGTGTCTGGGCCACTGGTTCTAACTCCATGGATCCTGAGCCTCAGCCGTCACAGGGCCCTGAGCCTTTTCCAGATGTCTGGCTTAATCCACCTCCAGAACTGGACCTTTCTCTGGAAGGTCCTCAGTGAAGACCGCTGCCATACTGGTGACCGTGACTTGCCTGACCATCACAGCACCATGTCCACTGGGGTCACACACCCAAACCTGGATGACTGGAACACAGTGTGCTGCTTCTTCCGCCTGCCACAGCTCTTCTCTACCTGCGTGGCCTTCTCCCTGGTGGCCGACATGGGCATTTGGAGAGGGAACATAGGTAACTGGTCCATGTCCATCTGGTGCTTCTGTTTTGCTGTGACACTCATAATAGTCACAGTCAAGTTTTTTGATTTTGAGTCACACTTTCCTCTCTTCTGGTACAACCTTTCCATCACCTACGCCTGCTACGCTGCCATCCTCTGCCTCTTGGCCTCCGTCATCTACTCCATCACCCACGTCCAGTTCCTGCCTGATGGACCTCTCCGGGACCGGGCCACTGCAGCCACTACATTATCCTGTATCGCTTCTGCATTTTATGCCATAGATGCCTTTGTGTGGAACTACTATTGGCCCGAAGATATCCCCTGCTATGTGTACACATTACCAGCCCTGCTGAAGGTGCTGGAGACCTTTGTGGCTGGTGTCATCTTTGCCTTCCTCAACAACACCTCCCTGTACCTGCACCAGCCGGCCCTGGAGTGGTGCGTGGCTGTCTACTCCATCTGCTTCATCCCAACAGCACTAGCTATGCTGCTAAAACTGGGTGACTGGGAGAACATACTGCCTGTCCCCTTCCCCATTTTCCAGTTGGGGCTAACCTTGCTCTCCGTCCTCCTCTACATCAGCGCTCTGGTCCTCTGGTTGCTCTACCAATTCTATGAGGAATTCGGCGGGCagccccagtggtccagtgataTCAGCTGTATCGATGACCTCATATGCACCTGGATCCAGCGATTGGCTGTGGCTGTCCTGACAGCCATTAACCTATTGATTTATGTGGCTGACTTGGTGTACTGGGCCCGCCAGGTTTCTATAGGGACTGAGGACAGCCCAGGGACTTCTGATCCCCTCTGGTCACAGGAGGTCTCCTCACTGAGCTCTGTTATCTTCTGATGTcctcaatggatgtgaacttgggcaaactctaggacatggtgagggacagggaagcctggcttgctgcggtccacggggtcgcagagagtcagacacgactcagaaaatgaacaacagcaatgtcctctgatgtcctcttcctggctccctctctccctcttcacATCTTTCCCCactcatctctctcttttctgtttccttccctccttctgctctgtctccttcctATTTTGTTGGGTTGCCCGCATTCTGTTTTGCCTCCTTTTTGCTCtcatattttctacattttctggGGGTTTTTGCCCCTTTTCTGGTCGTCCTTGGTTTTCTCGTCTCCTGTGTCCTGACTCCCtctccccattctccttttgATCCATCAGGATTGTAGACTCCTTTCTTCTCTGCCCACCATCCCTTTCCACCTCCTAAGGTGCTGACTCCATAGTACACAGCCCTCTGTACAGCTGTTCACACCCTGAGCCTCCG contains:
- the LOC102275991 gene encoding myeloid-associated differentiation marker codes for the protein MSEFGVEKKVYCKIVGGKRWLMSKSPNSPKSIRIFKGQNWTFLWKVLSEDRCHTGDRDLPDHHSTMSTGVTHPNLDDWNTVCCFFRLPQLFSTCVAFSLVADMGIWRGNIGNWSMSIWCFCFAVTLIIVTVKFFDFESHFPLFWYNLSITYACYAAILCLLASVIYSITHVQFLPDGPLRDRATAATTLSCIASAFYAIDAFVWNYYWPEDIPCYVYTLPALLKVLETFVAGVIFAFLNNTSLYLHQPALEWCVAVYSICFIPTALAMLLKLGDWENILPVPFPIFQLGLTLLSVLLYISALVLWLLYQFYEEFGGQPQWSSDISCIDDLICTWIQRLAVAVLTAINLLIYVADLVYWARQVSIGTEDSPGTSDPLWSQEVSSLSSVIF